The Alteromonas stellipolaris genome includes a region encoding these proteins:
- a CDS encoding insulinase family protein gives MIDIRYVPHHAQSPKGSVSPFTGVFVVNTPAHDHSGISHLAEHMCFRGSPYYPADHELFVANALLPLAINATTYAGCTYFYVQSEDKALFISAIQYLYSGLTNTHFSQCAFEAERNGVLVNELTLLEGNIDYANNIAIRRNDTSPMAYQHAGGFSDSVLEISFDDLIDYKKTWYKGSHSTLLVRGADTDGNEIISLCSQAIAKVGARGFHAKSGDAMPHDKVAEAPLNTLKRETSDSVLPMSSYPISTHHMSTPQISNPHLRPTENYVSTWWVPQEFTHDLLKVESLIKSKIESLVQKKVECSSDALGHFFIDDEVNHAGMIALRFVHNSKANAQARTVAHKNVVSLLTDLNVEAKPRLFTDTKLPNTVQRLIRDFQQQTHSRYSKPHSPLKLSPFVDYLCSVHVCQAAIHEVGVKNKNEDAPINDNWAPTVEVENKNEDKVKDSETALLAANFASLLSLDNLPVLPRLLHKLAVRSTQSAQSAQNPENRFQCIGNHWVYRVDTQFHHYLIDTVTGASFWQPRTNGECYALGVAQFNGEIFIYGAQDNQASTRDLWCKNTLAKIDTNASVSYSPA, from the coding sequence ATGATTGATATTCGATATGTACCACACCATGCTCAAAGCCCTAAAGGAAGCGTATCACCATTCACGGGAGTATTCGTTGTAAATACCCCAGCACATGATCATTCTGGCATCTCTCACCTGGCAGAACACATGTGCTTTCGTGGGTCGCCGTACTACCCTGCCGATCATGAACTTTTTGTAGCAAATGCATTGTTACCCTTAGCTATCAACGCAACGACCTACGCTGGTTGTACGTATTTTTATGTCCAATCCGAAGATAAAGCGCTGTTCATCAGTGCGATCCAATACTTATATAGTGGCCTTACAAATACCCATTTCTCCCAATGCGCTTTTGAAGCAGAGCGAAATGGCGTACTCGTTAACGAGCTCACGCTGCTTGAAGGCAATATCGATTATGCCAATAACATTGCAATACGCCGAAATGATACCAGCCCCATGGCCTATCAACATGCCGGCGGCTTTTCAGATTCAGTATTAGAGATTAGTTTTGACGACTTAATTGATTATAAGAAAACATGGTACAAGGGGAGTCATAGCACCCTTTTAGTCCGTGGCGCAGATACTGACGGTAATGAAATAATATCATTATGTAGCCAGGCTATCGCAAAGGTTGGCGCTAGAGGTTTTCATGCTAAGTCAGGCGATGCTATGCCTCATGATAAGGTTGCTGAAGCGCCCTTAAACACTTTGAAGCGCGAGACCTCAGACTCTGTTTTACCTATGAGCAGCTACCCTATAAGTACTCATCATATGAGCACTCCCCAAATAAGTAATCCCCATTTGAGACCAACAGAAAATTACGTGTCTACGTGGTGGGTGCCACAGGAATTCACTCACGACTTGCTTAAGGTCGAAAGCCTGATTAAAAGTAAGATTGAAAGCCTGGTTCAAAAAAAGGTTGAATGCAGCTCTGACGCTTTAGGCCATTTTTTTATTGATGATGAAGTAAACCATGCGGGCATGATTGCTCTTCGGTTTGTACATAATTCAAAGGCCAATGCTCAAGCGCGTACAGTTGCACATAAAAATGTGGTGTCCCTATTAACTGACCTCAATGTTGAAGCCAAACCTCGATTATTTACCGACACTAAATTACCCAACACAGTGCAGCGACTTATTAGAGATTTTCAACAACAAACGCATTCTCGGTATAGCAAGCCGCACTCGCCTTTAAAATTATCACCGTTTGTCGACTACCTGTGCAGTGTGCATGTTTGCCAAGCTGCTATCCATGAAGTTGGCGTTAAAAATAAGAACGAAGACGCGCCGATAAACGATAACTGGGCTCCTACAGTTGAGGTTGAGAATAAGAATGAGGACAAGGTAAAAGACAGCGAAACTGCGCTGCTCGCTGCAAACTTTGCCTCGTTGTTGTCATTAGATAACCTACCTGTATTACCTAGATTACTGCATAAGCTTGCCGTACGTTCTACACAATCCGCACAGTCGGCACAAAACCCGGAGAACAGGTTCCAGTGTATTGGCAATCACTGGGTGTATCGAGTAGATACCCAATTCCATCATTATTTGATAGATACCGTGACTGGCGCTTCGTTTTGGCAACCTCGTACAAACGGGGAGTGTTACGCACTAGGGGTAGCACAGTTTAATGGTGAGATTTTCATTTATGGAGCGCAAGATAATCAAGCGTCGACCCGTGACCTGTGGTGTAAAAACACGCTCGCCAAAATTGACACCAATGCTAGCGTAAGTTATAGCCCTGCATAA
- the pqqD gene encoding pyrroloquinoline quinone biosynthesis peptide chaperone PqqD: MTSIIKTPSMNPLFRLQYEKVQDGYVLLFPEGMIKLNPSASEILTLVDGVRTTDDIAVALRKAFPNAPEDLEDDVATFLQHAEEKKWVVYD, encoded by the coding sequence ATGACAAGCATAATAAAAACCCCATCGATGAACCCCTTGTTTCGCTTACAATACGAAAAAGTGCAAGATGGTTATGTGCTTCTCTTTCCCGAAGGCATGATTAAATTAAACCCATCGGCGTCGGAAATTTTAACCCTTGTTGATGGTGTGCGCACCACTGATGATATTGCAGTAGCACTTAGAAAAGCATTCCCCAATGCACCTGAAGATTTAGAAGATGACGTAGCCACTTTTCTACAACACGCTGAAGAGAAAAAGTGGGTGGTTTATGACTAA
- the pqqC gene encoding pyrroloquinoline-quinone synthase PqqC, whose protein sequence is MLKPAWTKEEFEQQLRAKGAYYHIHHPFHKRMNAGHCSKEEIQGWVANRLYYQMAIPVKDAAILANCEDQEVRRTWIQRLIDHDGREGDTSLGGIEAWLRLGEAVGLNRDELLDESHILPGVKFAVNAYVNFARRASWQEAACSSLTEMFAPEIHQSRLDTWPTHYTWINQEGFTYFQMRLGQARRDVEHGLQITLEHFVTREQQERALNILQFKIDILWSIADAICFAYEYGRKPFDGIADQQICHTGRF, encoded by the coding sequence ATGTTGAAACCTGCATGGACTAAAGAAGAATTCGAACAACAACTACGCGCTAAAGGCGCTTACTACCATATTCATCACCCCTTCCATAAACGAATGAATGCAGGACATTGCAGCAAAGAAGAAATACAAGGATGGGTGGCAAACAGGCTGTATTATCAAATGGCTATTCCGGTTAAAGACGCCGCCATATTAGCAAACTGTGAAGACCAAGAAGTAAGACGCACGTGGATCCAACGGCTTATCGACCATGACGGCCGTGAAGGTGATACCAGTTTAGGTGGTATTGAAGCTTGGCTTCGCTTAGGAGAAGCCGTAGGGCTTAACCGCGATGAATTACTTGATGAATCTCACATATTGCCCGGTGTTAAATTTGCGGTAAACGCCTATGTGAATTTTGCACGCCGCGCATCGTGGCAAGAAGCCGCGTGTTCGTCTCTAACCGAAATGTTCGCCCCTGAAATACACCAAAGCCGACTTGATACCTGGCCTACCCATTACACGTGGATAAACCAAGAAGGATTTACCTATTTTCAAATGCGTTTAGGGCAAGCAAGACGCGATGTAGAACACGGGCTTCAAATAACCCTCGAGCACTTTGTTACCCGCGAGCAGCAAGAGCGTGCTTTGAACATTCTTCAATTTAAAATAGATATTCTGTGGAGCATTGCCGACGCCATCTGTTTTGCCTACGAATATGGCAGAAAACCTTTCGATGGCATTGCAGATCAACAAATTTGCCATACAGGGAGATTCTAA
- the pqqB gene encoding pyrroloquinoline quinone biosynthesis protein PqqB, translated as MQVLILGAGAGGGFPQWNCHCENCKGARQQTIKTIPRTQSSIAVSVDGNKWVLINASPDLREQINSHPQLWPEEHVARGTRISSIVLTDSQIDHTTGLLTLREGLPLPVYCTDVVKEDLTTSFPLFTVLKHWHGGLHQRSISTDFNHTFVPEGADGLLFQPVVLESNAPPYSTYRDNIVPGNNIGLKITDTQTGHVLFYAPGCMQANDTVKQVMANAECVLFDGTLWVNEEMIEYGFSQKLGTQMGHMPVNGENGAIALLNRFNVKRKVLIHINNTNPVLNEDSSAFHALQEQNIELAYDGMQIEV; from the coding sequence ATGCAGGTATTGATTCTTGGCGCAGGCGCAGGTGGCGGTTTTCCTCAGTGGAATTGTCATTGCGAGAATTGCAAAGGCGCACGTCAGCAAACTATTAAGACAATCCCACGTACTCAATCGAGCATTGCGGTTAGTGTAGATGGTAACAAATGGGTACTCATTAACGCCTCGCCCGATTTACGGGAGCAAATAAATAGCCACCCGCAACTTTGGCCTGAAGAGCACGTTGCCCGAGGCACACGTATTTCATCTATAGTGCTAACCGACAGCCAAATAGACCATACCACCGGCTTGCTTACCTTAAGAGAAGGCCTGCCACTCCCTGTTTATTGCACCGATGTGGTAAAAGAAGACTTAACCACCAGCTTTCCTTTGTTTACTGTACTGAAACATTGGCACGGTGGCCTTCATCAACGCTCAATTAGTACTGACTTTAACCATACCTTTGTGCCTGAAGGCGCGGATGGACTTTTATTCCAACCTGTAGTGCTAGAGTCGAACGCGCCGCCCTATTCTACTTACCGCGATAACATTGTCCCGGGCAACAACATTGGCCTTAAAATTACCGACACCCAAACAGGACATGTGTTGTTTTACGCACCAGGATGCATGCAAGCCAATGACACGGTAAAGCAGGTTATGGCCAACGCTGAGTGCGTTCTTTTCGATGGCACCTTATGGGTGAACGAGGAAATGATTGAGTATGGCTTTAGCCAAAAACTCGGTACCCAAATGGGGCACATGCCAGTAAATGGTGAAAATGGCGCCATTGCGCTGCTTAATCGCTTCAACGTTAAGCGCAAAGTGCTGATTCATATTAACAACACTAATCCCGTGCTGAATGAAGATTCATCAGCCTTCCATGCCTTACAAGAGCAGAATATAGAGTTGGCCTACGATGGCATGCAAATAGAGGTGTAA
- a CDS encoding response regulator, with protein sequence MQRILIIDDHPIFRHAMVTILGKKFPDSQTLEANSLSEALELLEADAAFDLVMLDLNMPETCGLKGLLEIRNQHPNLPVVIISAETEKQNILQTISYGAVGFISKSSKIEEIATSVESIFEGNVCLPSEILRTSSVRNRVKKEDAISLDQIRSLTRKELAVLKYLTQGLANKVIAYELNISETTVKSHVSSILKKLGASNRVKVVASAANIDFNQYVFN encoded by the coding sequence ATGCAAAGAATTCTTATCATTGACGACCACCCTATTTTTCGTCACGCCATGGTGACGATACTAGGTAAAAAATTTCCTGATTCTCAAACCCTTGAAGCTAATTCGCTCTCTGAAGCGCTTGAGTTACTCGAAGCTGATGCTGCTTTCGATCTTGTGATGCTAGATTTAAATATGCCTGAAACCTGTGGGCTTAAAGGCTTACTTGAAATTAGGAATCAACACCCTAACCTGCCTGTTGTTATCATCTCAGCGGAAACCGAAAAACAAAACATTCTTCAAACCATTTCTTATGGGGCAGTAGGCTTCATATCAAAGAGCAGTAAAATAGAAGAAATTGCCACGTCGGTGGAATCTATTTTTGAGGGTAATGTATGCCTTCCTTCTGAAATTTTGCGGACATCGTCGGTAAGAAATCGCGTGAAAAAAGAAGATGCTATTTCGCTTGATCAAATTCGTTCATTAACCAGAAAAGAATTAGCTGTTTTGAAATATTTAACCCAGGGATTAGCGAATAAAGTCATCGCTTATGAGCTCAATATTTCAGAAACAACTGTGAAATCGCACGTTTCATCTATTTTGAAGAAATTAGGGGCAAGCAACCGAGTTAAAGTAGTGGCTAGCGCCGCCAATATCGACTTTAATCAGTACGTATTTAACTAG
- a CDS encoding SHOCT domain-containing protein, translated as MMKLTLKIQLAIISIFFATPSFSSNTILWSEDENTVIKIQDNNFEGKKSRKFDITESELIAQKNSQPVVLNERDVLKFLSSIKIVKNKNTTEPLFTEEQQSNLAKYLAIGLKKASPQQDILFSLAREKRALGGLKKQTYFIAGRAFFNDGLLNLIIGEYNRLANSAYEMAYDPTNQGLVEYDFNYGDRAASKFQFSEKLQFTFSGMSMKPDRTDWVTVNLEELQKTISSTENLKEALKPNEDTLIKRFKTLEKLKKEGLITQEEYEQKRKVLLENL; from the coding sequence ATGATGAAATTAACGTTAAAAATTCAATTGGCTATTATTTCAATATTTTTCGCCACACCATCATTTTCATCAAATACTATTTTATGGAGTGAGGATGAAAATACGGTTATCAAAATACAAGACAATAATTTTGAAGGAAAAAAATCAAGAAAATTCGACATCACAGAAAGTGAATTAATAGCACAAAAAAATTCTCAACCAGTCGTGCTCAATGAACGAGATGTATTAAAATTCTTATCCAGTATAAAAATAGTAAAAAATAAAAATACTACTGAGCCACTATTTACAGAAGAACAACAAAGCAACCTCGCGAAATATTTAGCCATAGGCCTAAAAAAAGCGAGCCCCCAGCAAGATATTTTATTTTCGTTAGCGAGAGAAAAAAGAGCCCTAGGAGGGTTAAAGAAACAAACTTACTTTATTGCAGGTAGGGCGTTTTTCAACGATGGCTTGCTTAATCTCATCATTGGCGAATACAACCGACTAGCTAACAGCGCGTATGAAATGGCCTACGATCCCACCAACCAAGGCCTTGTTGAATACGACTTTAATTACGGTGACCGAGCTGCGTCGAAATTTCAATTTAGCGAAAAACTACAATTCACTTTTTCAGGTATGTCCATGAAGCCTGATAGAACTGATTGGGTAACCGTAAACCTAGAAGAGTTGCAGAAAACGATATCATCAACAGAGAACCTTAAGGAAGCGTTAAAACCGAATGAAGATACGCTAATAAAGAGATTCAAAACCCTTGAAAAACTTAAAAAAGAAGGGTTAATTACACAAGAAGAGTATGAACAAAAGCGCAAAGTACTTTTGGAAAATTTATGA
- the pqqE gene encoding pyrroloquinoline quinone biosynthesis protein PqqE — translation MTNQASQATKSSQATKASQPAKATTPPLWLLAELTYQCPLHCPYCSNPVNMEETFNELSTSQWKKVFREAREMGAVQLGFSGGEPLLRKDLEELVAYARELGFYTNLITSGIGMTEKRIAKLKDAGLDHIQLSFQSANAEVNDLIGNKRHSFKQKLNIAKLVKAYNYPMVLNFCITAQNIHEIEEVMALSTELKADFVELATVQYYGWAYENREHLLPTKNQLEEAEQAVNRYRDQQDGVGPKFMFVTPDYYENRPKACMNGWGTTFLTVTPDGSALPCHSAKILPLTFPNVKDSSVQNIWEHDFSFNHFRGDDWMPSLCKTCDEKDKDFGGCRCQAFLLTGDMHKTDPVCDKSPDHHLMKTITDKAGQQTSSTLKFRTVKNNIPVKTIQDLTV, via the coding sequence ATGACTAACCAGGCATCGCAAGCTACTAAGTCTTCACAAGCTACCAAGGCTTCACAACCTGCCAAAGCTACGACACCACCTTTATGGCTACTCGCTGAGTTAACCTATCAATGTCCGCTACATTGCCCCTATTGTTCTAACCCCGTGAATATGGAAGAAACCTTTAACGAACTCAGCACTTCTCAATGGAAAAAGGTGTTTAGAGAAGCGAGGGAAATGGGTGCGGTTCAGTTAGGTTTTTCTGGCGGAGAACCCTTATTAAGAAAGGACTTAGAAGAGTTGGTAGCCTATGCCCGCGAACTTGGCTTTTACACCAACTTGATCACCTCTGGCATAGGCATGACAGAAAAGCGCATCGCCAAATTAAAAGACGCGGGGCTTGATCATATTCAGCTTAGTTTTCAGTCAGCGAATGCCGAAGTTAACGACCTTATTGGCAATAAACGCCACTCGTTCAAACAAAAACTGAATATTGCCAAGTTAGTTAAAGCCTATAACTACCCTATGGTGTTGAACTTCTGTATTACTGCGCAAAACATTCATGAAATTGAAGAAGTGATGGCTCTTAGTACTGAGCTTAAGGCCGATTTTGTAGAGCTTGCCACAGTACAATATTATGGTTGGGCGTACGAAAATCGTGAGCACTTACTACCAACAAAAAACCAGCTAGAGGAAGCTGAGCAGGCCGTTAACCGTTATAGAGACCAGCAAGATGGTGTGGGCCCTAAGTTTATGTTTGTCACCCCCGATTATTATGAAAATCGCCCCAAGGCGTGTATGAATGGATGGGGAACTACTTTTTTAACGGTAACGCCAGATGGCAGTGCCCTGCCCTGTCATAGCGCCAAAATTCTTCCCCTTACCTTTCCTAATGTAAAAGACTCCTCGGTGCAGAATATTTGGGAACACGATTTTAGCTTTAATCATTTTAGAGGCGATGACTGGATGCCCTCGCTCTGTAAAACCTGTGATGAAAAAGACAAAGATTTTGGCGGATGCCGCTGCCAAGCCTTTTTACTCACCGGTGATATGCACAAAACTGACCCCGTGTGCGATAAGTCACCAGATCATCATTTAATGAAAACAATTACCGACAAAGCTGGGCAACAGACAAGCTCAACTTTAAAATTTCGCACAGTGAAAAACAATATTCCTGTGAAGACGATACAAGACCTTACCGTTTAA
- a CDS encoding TonB-dependent receptor, which yields MIIKNTTPLSYALIASSVSLALCSPAYANTKTDSQQPNSEVEVIEVHGATALQTGSDAVPIFGSVQSISQEEIETSVSRSLPELLKSQFASVNLNDAQNNPFQPDLQYRGFTASPLLGLPQGISVYMNGGRINEAFGDTVNWDLMPLDAIDTVALYSGSNPLFGQNTLGGALALNTKTGFSFDANEVDATVGQYGQSALSIESGGNNGNWGYYINANHYKEDGWRDYSPSEVNQVFSAVSYQDSKRRIDFNYLYADSELLGNGASPIELLEIEGREAVYTHPDQTNNELHHFSLSGDLQLSDNHLLSFNAFYRDNETTSINGDDSDFGACQFSDGRITLCELEDDDDDDDFDGDDDDFDGDDDDDDDDDDELATVGDDVEAVAFIGYDEETALSDISNVSPDEIDGTYNTGLSSSEAFGVSSQLASNYELLGKPSVLVIGATYNKGDINYSADTTFGILENDTASDSRTVIPLQGIQSAEERVRLDVDTTAWSLLFVNTTQLTDKVSLNIGGRFNRDHVLMEDLSEDGDDSLDGDHRFTQFNPAIGLDIALSDTSQLNLAFSQSSRAPSPAELSCADEEDPCRLPNGFVADPPLAQVVTQTIEANYVATFNNIDMMLNVYRSESEDDIIFQQAGSVASRGYFINIDATRRQGVEFSISSFWKKLDYRFNYNYLDATFESPFTSFSPFNPLGANRQVEAGDTIPGQPKHNIKFYLDYPLSQETRLGAEVILASSQYFRGDEANENDTLDSYVVTNLYLNHQFNHTFSAQLRVNNVFDKEYETFGTYGEADEVLEDIYPDVESPLFVGPAQPRMVSLNVKAKF from the coding sequence ATGATAATAAAAAACACAACACCTTTATCTTACGCACTCATCGCTTCAAGCGTGTCATTGGCACTTTGCAGTCCAGCCTATGCCAATACTAAAACAGACAGCCAACAGCCAAACAGTGAAGTAGAGGTAATAGAAGTTCATGGAGCAACCGCACTGCAAACCGGCAGTGATGCAGTGCCAATTTTTGGTAGTGTTCAATCCATATCTCAAGAAGAGATAGAAACAAGCGTAAGTCGCTCTCTGCCAGAACTCTTAAAGTCCCAATTTGCCAGCGTGAATTTGAATGATGCGCAAAACAATCCGTTTCAACCCGATTTACAATACCGAGGTTTTACCGCGTCACCACTGCTCGGCTTACCTCAAGGTATCTCGGTGTACATGAATGGTGGCAGAATTAACGAGGCGTTTGGCGATACCGTAAATTGGGATCTTATGCCTCTTGATGCTATCGATACGGTGGCGCTGTATTCGGGCTCTAATCCCCTGTTCGGCCAAAATACATTAGGTGGCGCACTGGCACTAAATACCAAAACTGGCTTTTCCTTCGATGCCAACGAAGTAGATGCCACTGTAGGGCAATACGGTCAGTCAGCGCTATCGATAGAATCTGGTGGAAATAATGGTAATTGGGGCTATTACATTAATGCCAATCATTATAAAGAAGATGGGTGGCGGGATTACTCGCCTTCAGAGGTAAATCAAGTATTCAGCGCCGTGTCTTACCAGGACAGTAAGCGACGAATCGATTTTAACTACTTATATGCCGATAGCGAGCTATTAGGCAATGGTGCCTCACCAATTGAACTACTAGAAATAGAAGGCCGCGAAGCGGTGTATACTCATCCCGATCAAACGAACAATGAGCTACATCACTTCAGCCTTTCTGGAGACCTACAGCTAAGCGACAATCACCTTCTCTCGTTCAACGCCTTTTACCGCGACAATGAAACCACCAGCATAAATGGTGATGACAGCGACTTTGGCGCATGCCAATTTAGCGATGGCCGTATCACCTTGTGTGAGCTGGAAGATGACGACGATGATGATGATTTTGATGGCGATGACGATGATTTTGATGGCGATGACGATGACGACGACGACGATGATGACGAACTAGCCACGGTTGGCGATGATGTAGAAGCCGTTGCTTTCATTGGCTACGATGAAGAAACTGCCCTATCAGATATTTCAAATGTATCACCCGATGAGATAGACGGCACATACAACACGGGGTTATCAAGTTCAGAAGCTTTCGGGGTTTCTTCTCAGCTTGCCAGTAATTATGAATTATTAGGCAAACCATCTGTGCTGGTGATAGGGGCTACTTACAATAAAGGTGATATCAATTATTCAGCAGATACCACCTTTGGGATATTAGAGAATGATACCGCTAGCGATTCCCGTACGGTTATTCCACTTCAAGGGATCCAATCTGCTGAAGAAAGAGTAAGGCTTGATGTAGACACCACTGCGTGGTCGTTACTCTTTGTTAATACCACCCAACTTACAGATAAAGTATCGCTAAACATTGGTGGCCGCTTCAATCGCGACCATGTGCTAATGGAAGATTTAAGTGAAGACGGTGATGATTCTCTTGATGGTGACCATAGATTTACGCAGTTTAATCCCGCCATAGGGTTAGATATTGCGCTTAGTGATACGTCGCAGCTAAACCTAGCTTTTAGCCAGTCATCTAGAGCACCAAGCCCAGCAGAATTAAGCTGTGCGGACGAAGAAGATCCGTGCCGATTACCCAATGGTTTCGTTGCCGATCCGCCATTAGCTCAGGTAGTTACACAAACTATTGAAGCTAACTATGTCGCAACTTTTAATAACATCGACATGATGCTAAATGTTTATCGTAGTGAGAGTGAAGATGACATCATTTTTCAGCAAGCTGGCTCAGTCGCATCGAGAGGCTACTTTATTAATATCGACGCTACCCGCAGACAGGGCGTTGAATTCAGTATCAGCTCATTTTGGAAAAAGCTTGATTATCGATTTAATTACAACTATCTAGACGCGACGTTCGAGTCTCCCTTCACCTCTTTTAGTCCTTTTAATCCGTTAGGGGCAAATAGACAAGTTGAAGCGGGTGACACTATTCCTGGACAACCAAAGCACAATATCAAATTTTATCTAGACTACCCGTTAAGCCAAGAAACCAGATTAGGCGCAGAAGTTATCTTAGCATCTAGCCAATACTTCCGAGGTGATGAAGCCAACGAAAATGACACCTTAGATAGCTATGTGGTGACTAATCTTTACTTGAACCATCAGTTTAATCACACCTTTAGTGCCCAACTACGAGTGAACAATGTGTTCGATAAAGAATATGAAACCTTCGGCACTTATGGCGAGGCTGATGAAGTATTAGAAGACATTTACCCTGATGTAGAAAGCCCCTTATTTGTAGGGCCAGCCCAACCTCGCATGGTGAGTTTAAATGTGAAAGCTAAATTTTAA